In a single window of the Zonotrichia leucophrys gambelii isolate GWCS_2022_RI chromosome 2, RI_Zleu_2.0, whole genome shotgun sequence genome:
- the DCSTAMP gene encoding dendritic cell-specific transmembrane protein, with amino-acid sequence MQKFISIAQNAWEIFISERKPGWKYQTQLFAVCSAVGFLSSFLLFLSMHFSLAHHSLGPLLISGFIWILFSIMLFCFKHLRCFSVLFLLSCGLKNGRDALITAGTGVVVASNIQNIFHNLKVLADSITCHLKQEQFALIKYYIEAIKWIYEVTNLPAEELKDIVILKHEFTPSYSILDDVLKQELNDTEQEIQRIANQISFMLTILPYIGQKILPVFGVFLVSFGTGLFIKKFVGSHSIKFKNAYITKQFIAFDEQQKQQQRPCLLPLNRKERKDYVMIPSFFFTRKDRKKMLRYFLPIIIHLCIWLLFAAVDSLFYLLIISVNKYLQEVPDLDIQLRLSQNKNEKSYIISMKEHIAKTDSFKIPLIKQNCIPHPELALSTTWIQLGVIIFFLVIFGLFSGLLTQLKILVSTSFYPDTEMKRIYYLHAKLLKKRKKLQEKTEKNMFARTVNFWFPILKAREAVRKKERSVAE; translated from the exons atgcaaaaattcatCTCAATAGCTCAGAATGCATGGGAAATTTTTATATCTGAAAGGAAGCCTGGCTGGAAGTATCAGACGCAGCTATTTGCAGTTTGCTCTGCAGTTGGcttcctctccagctttctgctCTTCCTTAGCATGCACTTCTCCTTGGCACACCATTCCTTGGGGCCCTTACTGATTTCGGGATTCatctggattttgttttctatcATGCTCTTTTGTTTCAAGCACCTGCGCTGTTTCAGCGTTCTGTTCCTCCTTTCTTGTGGACTGAAAAATGGCAGGGATGCTCTTATTACTGCTGGCACAGGTGTTGTTGTGGCCAGCaacattcaaaatatttttcacaatcTAAAGGTTCTGGCAGACAGTATAACCTGTCATTTAAAGCAGGAGCAATTTGCCttgataaaatattatattgAGGCAATAAAATGGATTTATGAGGTGACCAACCTTCCTGCTGAGGAACTTAAAGATATAGTGATCCTAAAGCATGAATTCACACCATCTTATTCAATTTTAGATGATGTATTAAAACAAGAGCTAAATGACACAGAGCAAGAAATCCAGAGAATTGCTAACCAGATATCTTTTATGTTGACTATACTGCCCTATATAGGTCAGAAAATATTGCCTGTATTTGGAGTTTTTCTAGTTTCTTTTGGAACTGGACTCTTTATCAAAAAATTTGTGGGTTCTCATAGTATCAAATTTAAGAATGCTTATATCACAAAACAGTTCATTGCATTTGATGAGCAGCAAAAGCAACAGCAAAGACCCTGTCTTCTGCCACTTaacagaaaagagaggaaagattATGTGATGATCCcatctttcttcttcacaagaaaggacaggaaaaaaatgctgcgTTATTTTCTCCCTATAATTATTCATCTTTGCATCTGGCTTCTGTTTGCTGCAGTAGactctttgttttatttgttaatTATTTCTGTGAACAAATATCTCCAAGAAGTACCGGATCTAGACATTCAACTCAGACTCTCTCAGAAT AAGAATGAGAAAAGCTATATAATTTCTATGAAAGAGCATATTGCCAAGACTGATTCTTTCAAGATCCCTTTGATTAAGCAAAACTGCATCCCTCATCCCGAGCTTGCTCTCTCCACAACATGGATTCAGCTTGGAGTCATCATCTTCTTCTTAGTAATTTTTGGGTTATTCTCTGGTCTCCTGACCCAACTTAAAATACTCGTGTCAACTTCCTTTTATCCTGATACTGAGATGAAACGGATATATTATTTACATGCAAAATtactcaaaaaaagaaaaaagctacaAGAGAAAACTGAGAAGAACATGTTTGCAAGAACG gTCAACTTTTGGTTTCCAATACTCAAGGCAAGAGAGGCagtgaggaagaaagaaaggagtgTAGCAGAATGA